CAGACATCGGCTATGAGGACGGCGAGTACAAGGGGCTTGGGCTGGTGCCCGGCACCTGCGAGAAGCTGCCCGCGGGCGTCAAGATCCCACACATCGGCTGGAACACGGTGGAGTACCCACGCGAAAGCCCACTGTTCGAGGGCATCCCCGAGTCCACGGCGTTCTACTTCGTCCACAGCTACCGCATCGTGCCGCGCGACTCAGATACGATCATCGGCTCGACTGAGTACGGCGTGCGTTTCGCCTCGGCCGTCCAGTCGGGCAACCTGTTCGCCGTCCAGTTCCACCCGGAGAAGTCCTCGACCGAGGGCCTCAAGCTCCTCGCGAACTTCGGACGCGTCGCCGAGAAGGGCCTCGCATGATCGTCTTTCCCGCAATCGATATCCTCGGCGGCCGGGCCGTACGGCTCGCGCAGGGCGACTACGATCGAGTCACCGTCTACAACGAGAATCCGTTCACGCAGGCCAGGCACTTCGCCGAACAGGGCGCCGAGTGGGTCCACGTCGTCGACCTCGACGGTGCGCGAACCGGCGTGCCCGAGAACATCCGCATCATCGAGCGCATCGCCAATGACAGCGGACTGAAGGTCGAAGTGGGCGGCGGCATTCGATCGCTGGACACGCTCAAGCGGCTGGCCTTCGCCGGCGTGCTGCGCTGCGTGCTCGGCACCAAGCTCGTGACCGACCGCGAGTTCGTCGAGGCCGCTGTCGCGAAGTATGGCGACCGCATCGTGGCCGGCATTGACGCACGCGACGGGATGGTTGCGGTCGAGGGTTGGCGCGAGGGCACGGCCACTTCGGCCGATGAGCTGGTCGGCGAACTGACGGCGCTCGGCGTGCGCCACCTCGTCTACACCGACATCTCGCGCGACGGCATGCAGACCGGCATCAACACGCCGGCGTATAGCCACGTCGCTTCCGTCGCCGGCTTCCCCGTCGTGGCCAGCGGCGGCGTGTCCACGCTCGAGGACATCCGCGCGCTTGCGGCACTCGGCCCGGACATGGTCGAGGGCGTCATCGCCGGCCGCGCGATCTACGAAGGCGCGTTCACGCTGCCCGAGGCGCTCGCAGCTGCACGAGGGGAGGCGTGACGCCATGCTTATGAAGCGCGTCATACCCTGTCTCGACGTCCACGAGGGTCGCGTCGTCAAAGGCGTCAACTTCGTGAACCTGCGCGACGCCGGCGACCCGGTCGAGATGGCCGCCATCTACGACAAGGCCGGTGCCGATGAGGTCGTCTTCCTCGACATCACGGCCACGCACGAAGATCGTCCCAGCATGCTCGACGTCGCGACGCGGACCGCCGAGGAGTGCTTCATCCCGTACACGGTGGGCGGTGGGATGCGCACGGCCGATGACATCCGAGCGATGCTCAAGGCTGGCGCCGACAAGATCTCGCTGAACAGCGCCGCTGTGCGCGACCCATCGCTCATCACCCACACGAGCGGCATCTACGGCGCTCAGTGCATCGTCGTGGCAATCGATGCCAGACGCGTCCCCGACTCGAGCCCGGCGCGCTGGGAGGTCTTCATCAATGGCGGCCGCATCAACACGGAACTCGACGCTGTGGCATGGGCGACCGAGGCCGAGCGTCTCGGCAGTGGAGAGATCCTGCTCACGAGCATGGACTGCGACGGCACCAAGGACGGCTTCGACATCGACCTGACTCGTGCGGTGACTCGGGCAATCAACATCCCGGTCATAGCGAGCGGCGGTGCCGGTACGCTCGACCACTTCGCCGAGGTGGTCGTCGAAGCCGACGCCGACGCGGTGCTGGCGGCGAGCGTCTTCCACTTCGGCACGTACACGGTGCGCGAGGTCAAAGAGGCGATGGCCAAGGCCGGAGTGCCCGTGCGGCTCTAGTCCCGTCGGACTTGGCTGGCCGGTCGCAGCGACGTCACCGGCTTGTCGTACCACCCTGCTAGAATCCACCCACGCATCAGCACGCGACTTCAAGGAGCTCTCACGATGCCCGACCGCGAACAGGACCTTCTCGGAATCGACCAGTTCACCTACGACGCCAACGGGCTGATTCCGGCGGTCGTGCAGCAGCACGACACCCGCGAGGTGCTCATGGTTGCGTACATGAACCGCGAGTCGCTCGCCGAGACGATCGAGACGGGCTTCACTTGGTTCTGGAGCCGCAGCCGGCAGAAGTACTGGATGAAGGGCGAGAGCTCTGGGCACACGCAAGAGGTCGTCGAGATCCGCTACGACTGCGACGCCGACTGCCTGCTCGTGCTGGTCAACCAGAACGGTCCCGGGGCGTGCCACACCAACGAGCGGTCGTGCTTCTATCGCGAGCTCTACCCCGACCACAAGCATCTGGGCAAGGAGGTCGACGGCGATGAGTGACTCTCAGACCCTCGGCAGCGTCATCGACGGGCTGTGGAGCGTCATCGAGGCGCGCCGCACCGCCGACCCCGAGTTCTCCTACACCGCGAAGCTCCTCACCGGCCACGAGGACAAGCTCCTCAAGAAGATCGCCGAGGAGGCCGGAGAGGTCATCATGGCCGCAAAAGACGCGGACAAGGAACACCTGCGTTACGAAGTGGGAGATGTGGTGTACCACTTGCTCGTGGTAATGGCACGATGGGGTCTGACCCCCGACGACCTCGCCGAGGAACTCGCTTCTCGGCGTACGTAGTACCAATCACGGCCCGATCGCAAGCACATTCTCTCCCTGTAGCCGTTCCTCCGTCCGCAGCCGCCCTTTCAGGAGTTGCCTTGCCCTCGAGCCGCTTTATCCGTCGAATCCCCGCTATCGCCTTGGTGCTTGCCTTGGCGTGCCTACCTCTGGCTGGCTGCGGCCGCAAGGCGGCCTCCGCGCAACTCGCGAGCGGCGCCGGCGCTTCGTCAGCGACCTCATCGGCAGGCGGCGCCAAGGGTGGGGCCAAGGCGTCCGTGTATGGAGGTCAGGTCGTCGTCGCGCCGGCCACGATGCTCGAGCCGCCTGACTACGCCGGCTTCGAGCCGCTGCCTTGTTTCACCTACCACACCGTCTCACCAAAGGTGAAGAACGGGATCGCGATCACGCCCGCGACGTTCGAGTCGCAGCTCAAGACCCTCGCCGATCTCGGCTACCACACGATCACCGCGCGTCAGCTCTGGCAGCATCAAGCTCAAGGCACGCCCCTGCCGAGCAACCCGGTCATGATCACGTTCGACGATGGCTGGCGCAACCAGTTCACCTATGCGGCTCCGCTGCTCAAGAAGTACGGAATGGTGGCGACGTTCTTCATCAACCCCCAGCCCATTTCCAGCA
This genomic stretch from Coriobacteriia bacterium harbors:
- the hisF gene encoding imidazole glycerol phosphate synthase subunit HisF, which produces MLMKRVIPCLDVHEGRVVKGVNFVNLRDAGDPVEMAAIYDKAGADEVVFLDITATHEDRPSMLDVATRTAEECFIPYTVGGGMRTADDIRAMLKAGADKISLNSAAVRDPSLITHTSGIYGAQCIVVAIDARRVPDSSPARWEVFINGGRINTELDAVAWATEAERLGSGEILLTSMDCDGTKDGFDIDLTRAVTRAINIPVIASGGAGTLDHFAEVVVEADADAVLAASVFHFGTYTVREVKEAMAKAGVPVRL
- the hisH gene encoding imidazole glycerol phosphate synthase subunit HisH, whose amino-acid sequence is DIGYEDGEYKGLGLVPGTCEKLPAGVKIPHIGWNTVEYPRESPLFEGIPESTAFYFVHSYRIVPRDSDTIIGSTEYGVRFASAVQSGNLFAVQFHPEKSSTEGLKLLANFGRVAEKGLA
- a CDS encoding phosphoribosyl-ATP diphosphatase, which codes for MSDSQTLGSVIDGLWSVIEARRTADPEFSYTAKLLTGHEDKLLKKIAEEAGEVIMAAKDADKEHLRYEVGDVVYHLLVVMARWGLTPDDLAEELASRRT
- the hisA gene encoding 1-(5-phosphoribosyl)-5-[(5-phosphoribosylamino)methylideneamino]imidazole-4-carboxamide isomerase; the encoded protein is MIVFPAIDILGGRAVRLAQGDYDRVTVYNENPFTQARHFAEQGAEWVHVVDLDGARTGVPENIRIIERIANDSGLKVEVGGGIRSLDTLKRLAFAGVLRCVLGTKLVTDREFVEAAVAKYGDRIVAGIDARDGMVAVEGWREGTATSADELVGELTALGVRHLVYTDISRDGMQTGINTPAYSHVASVAGFPVVASGGVSTLEDIRALAALGPDMVEGVIAGRAIYEGAFTLPEALAAARGEA
- the hisI gene encoding phosphoribosyl-AMP cyclohydrolase translates to MPDREQDLLGIDQFTYDANGLIPAVVQQHDTREVLMVAYMNRESLAETIETGFTWFWSRSRQKYWMKGESSGHTQEVVEIRYDCDADCLLVLVNQNGPGACHTNERSCFYRELYPDHKHLGKEVDGDE